The nucleotide window GGTTTAGCCACATCGATATTTTAGATAAATAACTTTCTCTTAAATATCTTTTATTATTAAAAGTAACTTTGCGGTTTTTGCATTTTAGGCATTCAAAGAATTCAACAACAATGTTATATTCAGGATTGTGATAAAACGCTACTTCTTTGTAATTGTGACAACAAAAAATTTTAAGTGTTTTGCCTTTGAATTTTTCGATTATAGGTTGTCTTTTTGCATTTATGATCTCAAATATAGATTTATTACTCATACAACAATGGCAATATGTGCTACAGTTATCACTATTATTTCTATTTTTGAGGCATTTTACATTGTTATTCATTGAGATAGTCCTATTTTATCCTCTTTAATTTTGCTTTGACTTGTTCTTTAGTAGTATTGTTAAGGATATTAAAGCAATCTTGCATTTCCTTTTCTGTTTTAAATCCCAAGGCGATGTTTTTTCGACCGATAAAGATATACACCATATAAATAGTTTTTTTAGAACTTATACATACAACCGATTTTGAAAATTTTTTGATAGTATTTCGGTCAATATACAACGAATTTATTTTCGTTAATTCTATAAAATCATTCATCCTTACTCTGCCTCGCTTTCAACTTTTTTCTCGCAGACGTAACCCCTTGAATAACATATATAGAATTTGGCTCCACAGCTACATTTTTTACCACATCCACTAATAGACCATTTATACGCTTCAACTTTATTGTTACAAAATGGGCAGTTTAAAATTATTGTACTTCTCCCATGCTCTGAATTACCTTCATACGCTACTATGTCTTTAATTATTTTACTCATCACACGCTCCAAATTCTTCGTTAAGTTCTAAAATTTCTTCAGCTATTTCATCATCAGTTTTGTCTTTTAAATAATCTTTATGATAAGGGCTATCTTTTAAAGCTTTACATCCGACACAAGTATTATGTGTTATAAAAGTATGCACAACGCACTTATCATTGCATTTAATTCCTGAGTTTATATTCTTTATAATTTCGAGTTTGTTCACATAAGCTCCTTTCTTTGGATTAAACTTAAAACAACTTTAATTGACCAAACGAAGCTACTGCATCTGGTTCTTTTTTGTCTCTTTTACAAGAGTTTATGAGTTGTAAAACTTTCCACTCTGTAGCTTTGTCTGTGTCTGTGCCAACTTTTTTCAACGGACAAGCACCATTTACTTTTATTTTTCTGTAGTGTTGGCGCAGCAATTTGTATTCATATTCTTTTTTGTCATATTCGTAGTCTGTTACTTTTGGATCATCGAATTTATAGTAAAGAAATCTATAAAACCAAAGCTGAATTCTGCGTCTTTCGATTTCTTTTTCGATTGATTCGGCAACGATTTGAACATTGTCAATTGATATGTCTTCAAACCTTGTCATAGCTACCCTCTAAATAACAACATTAACACGGCATAAGCTATTCTAGCCGCCATTTTTGAAGAAGTATTTATGACTATCTTACCTTTATTTTTAACAGCTGATGCCTCATTTACATAAGTATTTATACAGTCAACATATGGTTGAACAACTCCATTATTTACAGGTATATTTTCTTCCCAAAATAAAGCATCTTTTACAATAAATTTTATATTCATAGAAGTACCTCTATAACCCTGTAAATTTATCTAAGAAATAACGTTTATAACGTGTTGTAACCTTTTGGATTTTACCAGCAATTTCGACTTTATTTGATTTTTCGATATATTCATCAAATATTTTAATACCATATACATCTCTTAGATCAGCAATTATTCTATAAGGACAATTCAAATAAAAAGGTGGTTGAGTCATTTCTCTTACAGTTATTTCACCTTTGTCTCTTAAATGGTTTAGTACCATAGCCGTTTTAGTTCCATCTTTTGGATTTTTCATTTATCCTCCAATTCTCTCAAATAAACTTATTTGTCCTTCTATTGCAGGAGTAATTTTTGAAGATTCTAAAACAGTTCTAACAGACCGTTCACTCATACGCAATTTTCGGGCAAGTCTTTTTATAGTTTGATTTGAACCATCATATTCTTGTAAAATGATTTTTCGTTCTATTTTTGAAAATCCTTTTAATGGAACATTGATTGTATTTCCAGCGAAAAATGTGAGCAGATTTAAAGCTGCTTCTACTCCACACATATCCGCTATATCTTGAAATACTTCATTTGGCATATCATCTGAAGTTATTTTTTCAATATCAATCTCTATCCCATTTATTATCATAGTTGCTCCATACTTCTTTGATGAATTTATATGACCTCATCAGTTACCGCCTTACGGTAAGACGTGGGGAGGAGGCAAATCAACCCCACGTTTCGGTCTAATCAACTATTGTGCATTTTTGACGACTTACAGCGTCGTATTTTCCTTCTCCAGTTGTGATTATAGCGATTTCTTTATTTATAGGTGGTAAGCTAACCACAACTCCCCTCTTCTCGCCACCAAATACTCTTTCTACAACCTTGTCGCCAAGCTTTAATTTAACTTCTGTCATCATTAAACTTCACTCCCTATATTTGCTAAAGTTACGAAATCAGGCTCAATACTGACTTTATCTTCTCTTTTTATGCCAATACCAGCTTTGGTAAGAAGTGATTCATCGACATCAATTAAAGCCTCCTTATCAAGCTCTTCTTTCACTCTTATGAAATGATCAAGGCTTAATGCTTTAAGTGCCTTTATGGCAGCGTCTATGCTCTTACAAGTTATCTTTTTTGTTAATCTAAAAGAAATAGTACCGAAAGTAAGTTTTTTACTGCGTTTTTTTGCAAATTCGTCCTTGTTCTCTTCTGCGTATAGTTCAATTTCTTTTTCGATATTTTTAATGTCAACGACTAGGCTTCCAGCTTTTTTCTCACATATTTCCTTAACTTTTAGCAACATAAAGTTTTGACGATTTTCAATTTTATTCTTTTTTATTTTAAGTTGTGCTAATGTTTTTAACGCCTCATTAACATCATCCCAACTCTTGTAACTGCTTTGCTTTTTCTTTGCCATTTCTCACTCGAACCTTTCTAGTTATTCATTTTTACTTCAATTAATTTTGAACAGCTTTCAAAACCTTCTTTTAAGCCATTTAGTCTTGAGATTTCTCTGATAGCAGCTTCAACTTCAAATTGATTAGCTTTCATTACTGCTTTTGCACAGGCTTGATTAGCTTTTTTAAGCTCTTCTTCAATATCGTTCATTGAGCATTGAATTAGCCCAATAATCTCAGAAACCTTTATTGCGGTTTCTGCTGTCATTCCTAAGCTTGGAACAAGTTTAATCGTAACTGCTTGTGTCATTTTTGATTCCCTTTCATTGTTTTTAACGCTTTTACTAATTTTTGAATATCTTCTTGTGAAATAAATTTAAAATGTTCCTTGTTGGTTATTCTTTTGATAAAAACTTTTAGTGAAGATTGTCGTTCTGACTCGGTTTCTTTTTTTGAAACGTCCTTCCACATAGCCTCAATCATTCGAAGTTGTTTTGGCGTTGCCATACCTTCTCTATGTCCTAAGTTGTCATATTTGAATTGCTGAAACGCATATTGCTTGGTTGGAATATAAACTCCCATTCTTATAGCGTTACCTTTTAGGTCTTGAATTAAACTGCGAGCATTTTTATCAGTAAGATTTTTTGAAGACTCAACACCATAGATTGATAACATTTCTTGATATGTGTCATAGTCAAGCCCGATAAGTTTTCTCAAATGGCCGATTTGTTGACGTTGTTTTGATGTACTCACTCTAAACTCCTTACACTAACAATAAGCCACGTGCTGACACTATCATCTTTGGATTAAGTTCATCATTAGTGCCTCTTTGCAGGTCTTTTGCTCTTTTTAAAATATTGAATAGAACTCTTGCATTTTTTTGGCTGCAACTTACAAAAGCATCCAAACATTCTTCGTTACAATCAGGGAATATCTGTCTTACTAATGATTCAACATCACCTCTATCTAAAGGATGCAAGCCCCCAACATAGCCAATTCTATTCATCAAATAATTGAATTCTGACCTTAATTTTCTTAAATTTTGGTATAAAGTTTCTGTCCCTACAAATAACAGTCCAAAAGTAGAAGAACAACGGTCGTGTATTTTTCTTAATGAACGGATAACTTCTGTTTTAACGTTCTCCGCCTCATCGACGATTACTAAAAAATTACTATTGTTAAGTCTATTTGTAATTGTTGATGTTAAGTCTTCTGACTTCGTTGTGACTGGTGTTAAGCCTAGTTTCTCAACAAGTTGTTTTAAAACACTTCTAGTTGTAGCTCCTTCATCTGGATCAATAACAATTACACCAGTAAATTCATCAGCAAATTTCTTAATAGCTGTTGATTTTCCTATACCTGAACTACCGTAACAAAGATTGATTTCGCCATTCAATCTGCACATTTTAGCGATTGAAAAAAACCTTGAAGCAACTGATGTTTCTTCAAAATCAAGTGCAACTTTTTCATGATTTTGCGTATTATTGTGTAATACCAAATACTTGTTTAAAGCTTTTTCTAAGTTTTGAATATTGCCATTATAGCGACCTTTTAGGTATAAACTGATTGTTGAACTAGAGTATTCAATTCTGTTCGCTAATGTGACTTGGTCAATACTTCCTGACTCAATTAATTCTTTGACTTTTTGAATAGTTGCTTCACTGGGTTTAGTTTTGTTTGATTCCATAATGCCTCCTTTGATTAATTAAATAGTTGATATTTTTGTTCTGTTTTAGGAATGACCGATACGTTGTTGTATCCAAGAATGTCTTTATCTTTGTATGGATCATCTTCAACAATTACTTTTTTCTCAATTTTTTTGATATTTTCCCAATCTGTTAATTTTTTATTTACACGAGGAAGCAGTTCTTTTGCTGCTCTTAATGTAGCTTTTTCAAGATTTCTTTGTTTTGTTGCAATATGTCTAAAGGATGCCAAGTCATTTGCATCACCTAATAATGAAGCGAATGGGTGAATTTCCTTAATTGCTTCAGCTTTGCAGATATAATCACCTTTTAGCGAATAAACTTTAACTTCGAAAATGTTAGATAATGAATATCTAACGCTAACGCTATCTTTAATACCGTACAATTCTTCATCAAAATAATAATTGCCAAACATTTTGATGCCGTTTCTTCCGACTTTTCTGATTTGACAAGCCATCATTAAGTCATCGAGTTGTTCAATGTCGACACCTTCACCACGCCCCTCGTTAAATACTTCGCCAATAGTTCTTGTTTTATTGACAGGACAAGGTTGAGAGCGATAAAATTCTAACCAAGCATTTATACATTGAGTAGCTTCTTGAATTGTTGGGATATATCCATCATGAATAGCTTTATGAATAATTTCATTTCTCATCATATAAGCAGGTTTATTTTCGATATTATTACCTATATAACTAGGCATCATTGATGCACAAGTCTGTGTAAATTCTCTGAAGAATCTTTCTATTGGTTTGGATTGTCCGTGATAAGGCTTAGTAAATACGGCATTAATCCCCAATCTTCCAAAAAGTCCATAAAAACCGCATTCTTCAAGGTTTGTATCGCCATTAAAAAATTTATTTTTAAAAGAGCGACCATTATCCTGATAAGCAATTTTAGGTATTTTACCAAGTCTTATAATTGAATTTCTTAATGCTGAAGCAACACATTGAGTGTTTTCGTTCAACATAATGTCAAAACCAGCAATATCACGGCTTGCAAAATCTTGGTAACAGACCATTGTTGCACGACAAGGCTTCCCTGTGAATGGGTTTTGAACTTGAAAATCAAGAACATTACCATCAGCAACTAGTACATCACCAACTTCTAATACACTTGAGTCACGAACTATAAATGGAGCGACTTTATCATTTAGTGCTTTTGCACCTTCTCTCATGAATGTCCATACATCATTGTGATTTCTTTTAAAGTTATCTATATACCTTTTATAAGTCGCCAATGAAGCAGTTTGCTCTAATCCTTTTTGTTTTAGTGCATAACCAATAATTCTATAGGCATTGCCAACGCTTAATTTATTCGGTCTAAGCATTAAGTCATTTATTAAAGATTGTTCTTCTTTGCTCAAACAAGTATTGTATTCACGTTCATTTCCGTACTTATAATTAGGAACTAAAGCCATAAAATCATTGTTCGCATCTTTTAATTCTTTTCTCCAACGTTGAAGGGATTTTATTGAGCATTCGCCAATTAATTTATACAAATTACTGCATAAAACTTTGGAATTATATGCGTTTAAAAATTCTTGATCAGCTTCTGTTTTACTGCTTTGCCCACTTCTATATGCCTCCCAATGATTAATTAAATCAACCTTAGCCAAGGCAAGTTTTTTAGCTTTTTCAGGAACTGCCACATTATCTTTTGAAATTTTATTTGCAATAAATGGTACTATATTCGTGGATGAAGAAAAGAGGGTGTTTTTGTCTAGTTTTTGCGCAGTATCATTTACACCCTCATTGATTGGGTAATCTAAAAGAACGGGAGTATTGTGAGAAGATTTTGTTAAACCTTTACTCCCGAGTGATGAGTCATCAACTTGAGTTGATTGAATGTCTATCTTTTTTAATATTTTTTCTTGAATTTCAGGTTCGACTGAAGATAACAATATTTCATACTGCTTACCACCTCTGCAACGTGTTTTTTCGGCTGAATATCTAAATACATACTTATTGTTTTCACAGCCTTTTCTAACAGCTCTCGCTGTTACTCCTTTAGCCTCAGCGACCTGTTCAACTTTAACGTATATTAATTTGTTATCTATACTGTTTTTCATAAGCCTCTTTTAAACAAAATAGATAAGGCTTATAATAAAGCCGACTTCTAGGAGTCGGCTTCATCTTGTTGTAACAACCATTTAAGAGTTTTACTGATTAAAATAATAAAGAACCTTGAAAAAAATGCCATCCAAAAACATACAACTGCAAAAACAAACCAATGTTTTTCAAAATGCATAAAATCCAACCGTCCCGGGAATATCATAACCAGTATCATTCCGATTGTAACAGCCACTAAGTAAGACATAAATCCTCCAAATCCGATTTTAAAACCAAATAATGAACTAATATCCATATCTTATCCTCATGTTTTAATGAAATTTTACAATCATTATAACACGCGGAAAGCCTTTTCTATTAAGTTTTTAACGTACAATGCTTTGCTGCTCTTTCTCAGCTGTCAATAAATTTTTAAAGAATTTATAAAACTCCAATTCTTAAATTTCTAAGTACATAATCTGCAGCTTCTTTAATCTTTCCTCTGTTCTTAGAGTTCTTTGCTATTTTTGCCACATTTTGTGCAAGTTTATAAATTTGCTCTGAATCTATTTCATAATCGTAAAATACTGAATTCAATTCATTTATAACCCCTATTTCAAAATCAAAATTCTTTCTACGCATAAAGTTTCTCCAATCCAATATTGTCTTGAAGCCATTCCTCAACACGTGCAATAGTGGATTTTCCACTAATAGCTCTACAAACAGCAGTTTGTGACATCCCTAGTTCATTAGCTATTAAAACTTGAGACAAACCACGTTTCTTAAGTTCGAATTGAATATAAGCAACTTGGTTAAGTTTCTTAACTTTTCGAGTTTTTTTAGTAGATTGTTTATTGTTTTTTTTCTTAATATATGGTGTCATGTTCATGCATTTCCCTTGTGGATTTGTCTAAACAATTAACTTTGTTAGCTATTTTGGTTATTGAAACGAAGTTAATTAATTAACTTACACATAATAACACATAATGAGTAACTATGTCAACTCGTTATGAGTAAGCAAGAATTGGAAAACATTGGAAACTATAGGTCAACGTTTAAAGTATTTTAGGAAAGAATTAAGATTAACTGCTGAAGAAATGGCAGATTCTCTTGGTTTGAAATTAAGGACATATGGCGGATATGAAAGAGATGAAAGAGAACCCTCAGTCGATACATATAAAAACTTATCAACAATTCATAATTTAAATATAACTTGGCTGATTACTGGGAAAGAAAATACTTACTCAAATCGAGTAAGTAGATTGGGCGATTGTATTCCCATTAAAATAAGAGGTAATATAAAAGCATCAATGGGTTCTGGCTTAATAATTTCTGACGAAAACCCAACTGGCGTTTATTATATAAGTAATCAACTTGTTAAAGATTTAAACTTAAATCAAAATACAACAGAAATGATATTTGCTGAAGGAAATTCAATGGAAGGGACTATTCAGGCAGGTTCAGCTATTATTATCGACTTAAGCAATAGAGAGATACATGATGGGAAAATATATTGTGTACGTATTGATGGACAGCTATATGCAAAAAGACTTCAAAAAATTCCGCCAAACAAAATAAAAATAATATCGGATAATAAGGATTATGATCCTTTTTATGTTGACCTTTCTCAAGATATAAATTTTGATTTTGAAGTAATAGGCAAAGTAAAATGGTGGGCTACAGTTGCAAAATAAAGGAGCTTCAAATGGAAAATACTGAAGACAAAGAAAAAAATCGAACTTATAACTTGGGATGCCTTTTAATAGGTATTCCATTACTAATTATTTTATTCTTTCTTTTATCCTATCAACCAAAACCTCTAACAAAAGAGGAAATAAATCAAATAAATAAAGAAAAACTACAATCAATAAATAAGTTTGAAACCCTAATAAAGCAAGCTGGTAATTCTTGCGATAACGCTTATGTTATAAGTTTAAAATCAATAAAAAATGGTGATTATGTAACTGCCTATGATAAGCTGAATAATACTCACTATAGTTGTTTAGCAGCACAAAACGAAATATCTAAAATTAAAATACCAGATATAGATTCAAATTACCAAGATATTTTAAAAGAATCAAAAAACGATTTTGCGATATCTTATGCATCTAAAGCCAATGCTTGCAAAGCCTATAAAAAAGCTATTGATAAAAACTCCATAGATGCAGTAAACAGTGCAAGCGAAAAAAGTACTTTGGCTACTGAATTTAGAACTAGAGGAATTGACAAAATTAAAAACGTAAAAAACGATATCGAATCAAAACTAAAATAGCATAGTTCCTTAATGGTTCCTTAATGGTTCCTTAATGGTTCCTTAATCTGTACTTAGTGTCCACCAATCATCAAGTTTAGACTGCATTTTAAATTTACTATTTGAATTTTTAAATTTTATTTAAAGCCGTCATTTCAAAGGTTTACAGGTTTTTATTTTAATATTTAAACAGTTTTTAAACCCAATTTAAAGATAGTTTAAATAAAAGTATTAAAAAAATACCACTCTTTAAAGTGCCAATAACACTATATCTCCGACCATTATTGATTTTATAGGCATTTTTTGGAGTAAATGAAATGGTAAAAAAATGGTATTTTCTGTAAAAAATCTCAAACTTAAAAAAGCGCCCTTATCGAGCGCCTCTTTTGAATTTGCGGGACGTCCTGCTATATCTCAAAGTCCCTGATTAAATACATTCGTCTTTTTATTAGAATTTTTAATTTTTATATTGTTAATTTAGTAATCAAGATTTACTTGTGAGAACAATACAATTTTGTTTTTTCCACGTTTTTTTGCATTATACAAAGCATGTTCAGCATATCTGATTAATGTATTTGCGTTTTCGTCAACATTTTCCAAGAATGGGAAAGAAGAAATTCCGCCGGAAATAGTTATAGGGTGTCTTTCTTCTTCGCCTGCAGGGATAAATTCCATTTTTTCGATTTCTCTTCTGAATCTTTCAGCAAATATGAAAGCGTTTTCTTCAGTGGTGTTTGGGAGAATGATGATAAATTCTTCATCGCCGTATCTGGTTAAAATATCTTCTTTTCTTATGAAACCTGAAAGCATTTCAGAAATCTTCTTCAATAAAACATCACCCCAGTCATAGCCGTACATGTCATTTACAACCTTAAAGAAGTCGATATCTAAAAGTAGGCAAGATAATTTTGTTTCATATCTTCTGGCACGTGAAATTTCTGCTTCAAGACGTTCGTGAAGGAAGCGTCTGTTGTGCAAGCCTGTAAGTTCATCTGTTGTAGAAACCAAATTAATAGTTTCTTTCAAATCTTTTATTTTCATTAAATTTTTAATTCTGAGGTTCAATTCAGCTTGAGAGACAGGTTTTATAGCATAGTCATAAGCTTCACCTCTAACAGTGATATCAGAGTATATTTTATCTGCGATAATCAATGTTGGAACAGGGAAACGAGTAACCATAGCTACATCTTTAATTTTTTGTTCAGGCAAATCAAGAATTAGTAAATACGGATTGTATTTATCAACATCTTTCAATTCTGAAATGTTTTTTACACGAACATCAATCTCATCAAAAGATTTAAGCATTTCTTCATAATCAGAAGAATTTTTGTCCGTAAAAATAATTGCATTTTTCATTTATTTATCCTTATTACATACTTTCAATTTTATGAGTATATTTCACAATAGATTATACAACATTCTTTCACTTTTTGACAAA belongs to Candidatus Gastranaerophilales bacterium and includes:
- a CDS encoding LexA family transcriptional regulator — encoded protein: METIGQRLKYFRKELRLTAEEMADSLGLKLRTYGGYERDEREPSVDTYKNLSTIHNLNITWLITGKENTYSNRVSRLGDCIPIKIRGNIKASMGSGLIISDENPTGVYYISNQLVKDLNLNQNTTEMIFAEGNSMEGTIQAGSAIIIDLSNREIHDGKIYCVRIDGQLYAKRLQKIPPNKIKIISDNKDYDPFYVDLSQDINFDFEVIGKVKWWATVAK
- a CDS encoding Mor transcription activator family protein produces the protein MIINGIEIDIEKITSDDMPNEVFQDIADMCGVEAALNLLTFFAGNTINVPLKGFSKIERKIILQEYDGSNQTIKRLARKLRMSERSVRTVLESSKITPAIEGQISLFERIGG
- a CDS encoding regulatory protein GemA, whose protein sequence is MSTSKQRQQIGHLRKLIGLDYDTYQEMLSIYGVESSKNLTDKNARSLIQDLKGNAIRMGVYIPTKQYAFQQFKYDNLGHREGMATPKQLRMIEAMWKDVSKKETESERQSSLKVFIKRITNKEHFKFISQEDIQKLVKALKTMKGNQK
- a CDS encoding GGDEF domain-containing protein, with the protein product MKNAIIFTDKNSSDYEEMLKSFDEIDVRVKNISELKDVDKYNPYLLILDLPEQKIKDVAMVTRFPVPTLIIADKIYSDITVRGEAYDYAIKPVSQAELNLRIKNLMKIKDLKETINLVSTTDELTGLHNRRFLHERLEAEISRARRYETKLSCLLLDIDFFKVVNDMYGYDWGDVLLKKISEMLSGFIRKEDILTRYGDEEFIIILPNTTEENAFIFAERFRREIEKMEFIPAGEEERHPITISGGISSFPFLENVDENANTLIRYAEHALYNAKKRGKNKIVLFSQVNLDY
- a CDS encoding transposase: MKNSIDNKLIYVKVEQVAEAKGVTARAVRKGCENNKYVFRYSAEKTRCRGGKQYEILLSSVEPEIQEKILKKIDIQSTQVDDSSLGSKGLTKSSHNTPVLLDYPINEGVNDTAQKLDKNTLFSSSTNIVPFIANKISKDNVAVPEKAKKLALAKVDLINHWEAYRSGQSSKTEADQEFLNAYNSKVLCSNLYKLIGECSIKSLQRWRKELKDANNDFMALVPNYKYGNEREYNTCLSKEEQSLINDLMLRPNKLSVGNAYRIIGYALKQKGLEQTASLATYKRYIDNFKRNHNDVWTFMREGAKALNDKVAPFIVRDSSVLEVGDVLVADGNVLDFQVQNPFTGKPCRATMVCYQDFASRDIAGFDIMLNENTQCVASALRNSIIRLGKIPKIAYQDNGRSFKNKFFNGDTNLEECGFYGLFGRLGINAVFTKPYHGQSKPIERFFREFTQTCASMMPSYIGNNIENKPAYMMRNEIIHKAIHDGYIPTIQEATQCINAWLEFYRSQPCPVNKTRTIGEVFNEGRGEGVDIEQLDDLMMACQIRKVGRNGIKMFGNYYFDEELYGIKDSVSVRYSLSNIFEVKVYSLKGDYICKAEAIKEIHPFASLLGDANDLASFRHIATKQRNLEKATLRAAKELLPRVNKKLTDWENIKKIEKKVIVEDDPYKDKDILGYNNVSVIPKTEQKYQLFN
- a CDS encoding host-nuclease inhibitor Gam family protein codes for the protein MAKKKQSSYKSWDDVNEALKTLAQLKIKKNKIENRQNFMLLKVKEICEKKAGSLVVDIKNIEKEIELYAEENKDEFAKKRSKKLTFGTISFRLTKKITCKSIDAAIKALKALSLDHFIRVKEELDKEALIDVDESLLTKAGIGIKREDKVSIEPDFVTLANIGSEV
- a CDS encoding AAA family ATPase → MESNKTKPSEATIQKVKELIESGSIDQVTLANRIEYSSSTISLYLKGRYNGNIQNLEKALNKYLVLHNNTQNHEKVALDFEETSVASRFFSIAKMCRLNGEINLCYGSSGIGKSTAIKKFADEFTGVIVIDPDEGATTRSVLKQLVEKLGLTPVTTKSEDLTSTITNRLNNSNFLVIVDEAENVKTEVIRSLRKIHDRCSSTFGLLFVGTETLYQNLRKLRSEFNYLMNRIGYVGGLHPLDRGDVESLVRQIFPDCNEECLDAFVSCSQKNARVLFNILKRAKDLQRGTNDELNPKMIVSARGLLLV